Genomic DNA from Pseudomonadota bacterium:
CCTGAATTTTTGTCAAGAGGCTGATCAATTAATGGGTTAACTTTTGACATAGCCTAATCTTGGAATTTACCTGAAGTTTTTTTAGTATTATTATAAAACTTAAGATTGAACCCGGGCATCATACAATGATTGTCGCCGTTTATTTGATTTAGTTTAGTTTTATTGTGATAAATTTTAACATCATGAAATTACTATGGATAATTTAATACGTTATTATTTGAAAAAGTGGACACACAACCCCATTAAAATATCCTACTATCTTTTATCGCAGAATGTGAAATATCCATCCTTTTCAAATCAAGGTGCATAAAAATGAAAGGACTAAAAAAATCCTTAATTAAAACCCCAACGGTTCACCAACAAGAATAATTGTTACATTTGTTCGTACCGGTTTCTTGGCAAGGATTGTATAGATGTTGCATATTCTTTGCGGGGACGAACAGTCAGCACATTCACCTGTTTCTGCGCAGGGTGTTTTCAAGCCGAGCCTCTTTGCATTTATCGGTGCAACAATCTCCTGAACCCTTACTTTCGCTTCATTGATATCCCTTACAATCTTGTTGACCCCGCAGACAAGAATTACATTCTTTGGTCCGAACATCATTCCTGCCACTCGATTTCCAATAGAGTCAATATTGTAGATCTCCCCATTTTCCGTGACGGCATTACTGCTGCTGAGAAAAAAGTCGGCAAGCAATGCCTCCCGCCTTATCTTTACTATCTCTTCAGGCGACATGCCCTGTATAACAGGATTTAAAAACCTGACAGGACGATTTTTTACCTCGTCAAAGAAGCCGATCTGTCCCAGGGTTTGAGACCCACCAACCCCAACAGTTGCACCCTCGGGGATCATTTTAAAAATTTCTTCCAATGCATCTGAAGCCTTTGGTACAAATTTAGCAGCAAAATTGTTCTTTTTCAGCGCATTGAGTGTTCTTTGTAC
This window encodes:
- a CDS encoding lactate utilization protein, which encodes MKEMTEFEKWYEDLQVQRTLNALKKNNFAAKFVPKASDALEEIFKMIPEGATVGVGGSQTLGQIGFFDEVKNRPVRFLNPVIQGMSPEEIVKIRREALLADFFLSSSNAVTENGEIYNIDSIGNRVAGMMFGPKNVILVCGVNKIVRDINEAKVRVQEIVAPINAKRLGLKTPCAETGECADCSSPQRICNIYTILAKKPVRTNVTIILVGEPLGF